A single genomic interval of Spinacia oleracea cultivar Varoflay chromosome 6, BTI_SOV_V1, whole genome shotgun sequence harbors:
- the LOC110784912 gene encoding uncharacterized protein, whose translation MANWNSIPKELVTKIAEHVNLYEDFENIRLICSCWRSAAKEARFKGEPSIATDEHTLPWLMLPEKDNTSNRRRLYSLSNRKIRHMHIPNSLIKGGNINQKRVLSSHGWLLVTLDSNNFSLYNPYSGTTIKPPKIELWYNGHRQFGYCHNKFILSANPSTTSNFVVFLSLEGNVGYQTSPILVFWRSGDDRWVPVVDPAHPHPELRLSVTFRGFFDSVCHDITFYQGEFYGVSCRGVIVEFQTLYTYPYFRQVTKLPELPAGKRRDNCREHWLYYLVESDNQLLVVRHMLWADEKTPHRRNIKFEVLDLNVRVGFVKKVESLGNRAIFIGSNSSFSLQVTPNQHGFKPNCIYYADDRITGRWVRRGDECTESCSYDLTDGKCSTFYHGSSKPSSVSQFTWVESPSLSSN comes from the coding sequence ATGGCAAATTGGAATAGTATACCAAAAGAGCTTGTGACCAAGATTGCAGAACACGTTAATCTGTATGAAGACTTTGAAAATATACGCTTGATTTGTTCTTGTTGGAGATCAGCGGCGAAGGAGGCTCGGTTCAAAGGCGAACCATCAATAGCTACTGATGAGCACACACTTCCATGGCTAATGTTACCGGAGAAAGACAACACCTCGAACCGTCGTCGTTTATACAGCCTCTCTAACAGGAAGATTCGGCATATGCATATCCCAAATTCGTTGATAAAAGGAGGAAACATAAATCAGAAAAGAGTATTATCATCACATGGTTGGCTGCTAGTGACCTTAGACAGCAATAACTTCTCTCTTTATAACCCTTACTCTGGTACCACAATAAAACCCCCTAAAATTGAGTTATGGTATAATGGACACCGACAGTTTGGATACTGTCACAATAAATTCATATTGTCAGCCAACCCTTCAACCACTTCCAATTTCGTGGTATTCCTTTCTTTAGAAGGTAATGTTGGTTACCAGACTTCACCAATTTTGGTTTTCTGGAGGAGTGGTGATGATAGATGGGTTCCGGTAGTGGATCCTGCACATCCACACCCGGAGTTGCGGTTATCAGTGACTTTCCGTGGGTTTTTTGATAGTGTTTGTCACGACATTACTTTCTATCAAGGTGAGTTTTATGGAGTAAGCTGTCGTGGAGTCATCGTGGAATTTCAGACATTATATACATATCCTTATTTTCGTCAAGTGACCAAGTTACCAGAGTTACCAGCTGGGAAGAGAAGAGATAATTGTAGGGAACATTGGTTATATTATTTGGTTGAATCGGATAATCAATTGTTGGTTGTTCGTCATATGTTATGGGCAGATGAAAAAACCCCCCACCGTAGGAACATCAAGTTTGAGGTACTTGACCTAAATGTTAGAGTTGGATTCGTCAAGAAAGTGGAAAGCTTGGGAAATAGAGCAATTTTCATTGGTTCAAACTCGTCTTTCTCTCTACAAGTAACTCCCAACCAGCATGGCTTCAAACCCAACTGCATATATTACGCTGATGACCGTATAACGGGCAGGTGGGTTAGACGTGGAGATGAATGTACGGAATCCTGCTCTTACGACTTGACGGATGGAAAGTGTTCCACATTTTATCATGGTTCATCCAAGCCTAGCAGTGTCTCACAATTCACGTGGGTTGAATCTCCTAGTTTATCGTCTAATTag
- the LOC110784893 gene encoding uncharacterized protein, whose product MAWKSIESPSYKRRVMVVAEATAESVAALQYVLSHAMQDKDDLILINVAPQPRPSKRAPFIKSFFRRHSDPGLAGISNFDPVSIDAERGGGGGGNGGGKDFLQVMKRACKGTFPNSRIWVEKVEQGSLDNKGALILSRCKELLVDLLVVGQRRHFVSVLLGPRRSFSTGSTQLRGAVSKTVDTVEYLIENSPCTCVAVQKKGQSSGYILNSKTHKNFWLLV is encoded by the exons ATGGCATGGAAATCGATTGAATCACCCTCGTATAAACGAAGGGTGATGGTTGTTGCGGAGGCCACCGCCGAGTCGGTGGCGGCCTTACAATACGTCCTTTCTCATGCAATGCAAGACAAGGATGATTTGATCCTAATCAACGTCGCCCCCCAACCACGACCGTCCAAAAGAGCCCCGTTTATTAAATCCTTCTTCCGACGTCACTCGGATCCTGGGTTGGCGGGGATCTCTAATTTCGATCCTGTGTCTATTGACGCGGAgcgtggcggtggtggtggtggtaacGGCGGAGGAAAAGATTTTCTACAGGTGATGAAGAGAGCGTGTAAAGGGACGTTCCCGAATTCGAGGATTTGGGTTGAGAAGGTGGAGCAAGGGAGTTTGGATAATAAGGGTGCTCTTATTTTGTCAAGGTGTAAGGAGTTGCTGGTTGATTTACTTGTTGTTGGCCAACGTCGTCATTTCGTTTCTGTTCTATTAGG ACCAAGAAGATCTTTTAGTACCGGATCAACGCAACTACGAGGAGCGGTGTCAAAAACAGTAGACACAGTTGAGTATTTGAtagagaatagcccatgcaCATGTGTGGCAGTTCAAAAGAAGGGCCAAAGTTCAGGCTACATTCTCAATTCCAAAACTCACAAAAATTTCTGGCTTTTGGTCTGA
- the LOC110784930 gene encoding mitogen-activated protein kinase 4, giving the protein MDCFEALHSTGGGDGNQESKIKGVMTHGGRYVQYNVHGSLFEVSSKYVPPIRPIGRGASGLVCAAVNSETHHEIAIKKIGNAFDNIVDAKRTLREIKLLRHMDHENIIAIKDIIRPPKREAFNDVYIVYELMDTDLHQIIRSNQALTDDHCQYFLYQLLRGLKYVHSAKVLHRDLKPSNLLLNANCDLKIGDFGLARTTTETDFMTEYVVTRWYRAPELLLNCSEYTAAIDVWSVGCIFGEIMTREPLFPGKDYVHQLRLITELIGSPDDSSLGFLRSNHARRYVKQLPQYPKQQFSARFPNMSPAATDLLEKMLVFDPNKRITVDEALCHPHLASLHDINDEPICSAPFRFDFEQTSLTEENVKELIWKESVKFNPDPAH; this is encoded by the exons atggaTTGTTTCGAAGCATTGCACTCAACAGGAGGAGGAGATGGCAACCAAGAATCCAAAATTAAAGGAGTGATGACACACGGGGGTCGTTATGTTCAGTACAATGTCCATGGCAGCTTATTTGAGGTTTCTTCTAAGTATGTTCCTCCTATTCGTCCCATTGGCCGTGGCGCTTCTGGCCTTGTTTG tGCTGCTGTTAATTCAGAAACACACCATGAAATTGCTATCAAGAAGATTGGTAATGCATTCGACAATATAGTAGATGCAAAAAGGACACTGAGAGAGATCAAACTACTTCGCCATATGGATCATGAAAAT ATTATTGCGATTAAGGATATCATTCGACCACCAAAGAGAGAAGCATTCAATGATGTTTACATTGTTTATGAACTGATGGATACTGATCTTCATCAGATAATTCGCTCTAACCAAGCTTTGACTGATGATCATTGCCAG TACTTCTTATATCAGCTCTTACGTGGCTTAAAATATGTACACTCTGCAAAGGTCTTACATCGCGATCTCAAGCCCAGTAATTTACTTCTAAACGCGAACTGTGACCTAAAGATTGGAGATTTCGGGCTGGCTAGGACCACCACTGAGACAGATTTTATGACTGAGTATGTTGTAACTCGCTGGTATCGAGCTCCTGAGTTGCTCCTTAATTGTTCGGAATACACGGCTGCAATTGATGTCTGGTCTGTTGGTTGTATATTTGGTGAAATCATGACAAGAGAACCCTTGTTCCCAGGCAAAGATTATGTTCACCAACTAAGGCTTATTACTGAG TTGATAGGGTCACCAGATGATTCAAGCTTAGGATTTCTGCGAAGTAACCATGCGAGGAGGTACGTGAAACAGCTCCCTCAGTACCCCAAGCAGCAGTTCTCAGCAAGGTTCCCTAACATGTCTCCAGCAGCCACTGATCTGTTAGAGAAGATGCTTGTCTTTGATCCCAACAAACGCATTACCG TGGACGAGGCACTGTGTCACCCACACTTAGCCTCTCTCCATGACATTAATGATGAACCCATCTGCTCAGCACCTTTCCGTTTTGATTTCGAGCAAACATCCTTGACAGAAGAGAATGTCAAAGAGCTTATCTGGAAGGAATCAGTCAAGTTTAACCCAGATCCAGCTCATTAA
- the LOC110784931 gene encoding probable polygalacturonase: protein MEYINTHTNTTSNSSFLNKPKPNHIFPKMHLKGSSLTTFEVPRMAAVLFCIVFLVGIIMNANGVEGRRTTRKTVSDNFEYAAMNCRSHCASITDFGGVGDGTTSNTKAFQTAVNHLSQFQSDGGAMLFVPPGKWLTGSFNLTNHFTLFLHKDAVLLASLDLNEWPLIAPLPSYGQGRDAPGGRYASLITGSNLTDVIITGENGTINGQGDWWWQKFHHKQLKNTRPYLIELMYSDSIQISHLTLIDSPSWNIHPVYSSNILIQGITISAPVNSPNTDGINPDSCTNTRIEDCYIVSGDDCVAVKSGWDEYGISFGMPTKQLVIRRLTCISPTSAVIALGSEMSGGIQDVRAENILAINSESGVRIKTGAGRGGYVKDIYVKGFTMHTMKWAFWMTGNYGSHPDDKYDPKALPTIQNINYRDMVADGVQMAARLEGISGDPFTEICISNVTISLAAKPKKIQWACTDVSGISSGVSPNPCDALADQGADHMTECQFPEEPLPIDDVELRKCSYKRKYV, encoded by the exons ATGGAGTATATAAATACACACACAAACACAACCTCAAATTCATCTTTTCTAAACAAGCCAAAACCAAACCACATTTTCCCCAAAATGCATCTAAAAGGCAGTTCTTTAACAACCTTTGAG GTACCAAGAATGGCTGCAGTATTATTTTGTATAGTtttcttagttggaataatcatGAATGCGAACGGTGtcgaaggaagaagaacaacaagaaAAACAGTGTCTGATAACTTTGAGTATGCAGCAATGAACTGCAGAAGTCATTGTGCTTCTATCACTGATTTTGGAGGTGTAGGTGATGGAACCACCTCTAACACCAAAGCTTTTCAGACAGCCGTTAATCATCTTAGCCAGTTTCAATCAGACGGTGGAGCTATGCTGTTTGTTCCTCCTGGGAAATGGTTAACTGGAAGCTTCAATCTTACTAATCACTTCACTCTTTTTCTTCACAAGGATGCTGTTCTTTTAGCTTCTctg GACTTGAACGAGTGGCCTTTGATCGCGCCATTGCCATCATACGGTCAAGGAAGAGATGCTCCTGGTGGAAGATATGCCAGCCTGATCACTGGAAGCAACCTCACAGATGTGATAATCACAG GGGAAAATGGCACAATTAATGGTCAAGGTGATTGGTGGTGGCAGAAATTTCACCATAAACAGCTTAAGAACACAAGGCCTTACTTAATAGAGCTCATGTACTCTGACAGTATTCAAATTTCCCACCTTACACTTATTGATTCTCCTTCATGGAATATTCATCCTGTTTATAGCAG CAATATACTAATTCAAGGCATCACAATTAGTGCTCCGGTTAATTCTCCGAACACTGATGGAATTAACCCAG ACTCCTGCACAAACACAAGAATTGAAGACTGCTACATTGTTTCTGGGGATGATTGTGTTGCTGTGAAGAGTGGGTGGGACGAGTACGGGATCTCCTTCGGAATGCCAACAAAGCAGCTTGTGATCCGCCGTTTGACATGTATCTCTCCAACAAGTGCTGTAATAGCTCTAGGTAGCGAGATGTCAGGTGGAATACAAGATGTCAGGGCAGAGAACATATTAGCAATAAACTCAGAATCAGGTGTGAGAATCAAGACAGGAGCAGGAAGAGGAGGATATGTGAAGGACATATATGTGAAAGGTTTTACAATGCATACAATGAAATGGGCGTTTTGGATGACAGGAAATTACGGGTCACACCCTGATGACAAGTATGATCCTAAAGCTCTTCCTACCATACAAAACATAAACTACAGAGATATGGTAGCTGATGGTGTGCAAATGGCAGCTAGGTTAGAAGGGATTTCAGGTGATCCTTTCACTGAAATCTGTATATCAAATGTGACTATATCATTGGCTGCTAAACCTAAGAAAATTCAGTGGGCTTGTACTGATGTTTCCGGGATTTCGAGTGGTGTATCGCCTAATCCTTGTGATGCATTGGCCGATCAAGGAGCAGATCATATGACAGAATGTCAGTTTCCTGAAGAACCCTTGCCAATCGATGATGTTGAACTACGAAAGTGTTCTTACAAGAGAAAGTATGTTTGA